From Streptomonospora salina, the proteins below share one genomic window:
- a CDS encoding DUF4177 domain-containing protein, producing the protein MTKWEYATVPLLSHATKQILDNWGEDGWDLVSVIPGPSVDGDPRNQQMVAYMKREKE; encoded by the coding sequence ATGACGAAGTGGGAGTACGCGACAGTGCCGCTGTTGTCGCACGCGACGAAGCAGATTCTGGACAACTGGGGAGAGGACGGCTGGGACCTGGTCTCGGTCATTCCCGGCCCGTCGGTCGACGGGGACCCGCGCAACCAGCAGATGGTTGCCTACATGAAACGAGAGAAGGAGTAA
- a CDS encoding GatB/YqeY domain-containing protein, with translation MAELKDRLRTDLTAAMKARDDVRTRTLRSVLTAISTEEASGQSAHELGDEDVVRVLTRESKKRREAAEAFDEGGRSDQAAAERAESAVLADYLPAQLGDDELRDLVAAVITETGAADPKAMGQVMKRVTPQVAGRAEGGRVAAEVKRQLTA, from the coding sequence ATGGCCGAACTCAAGGACCGTCTCCGAACCGACCTCACCGCCGCGATGAAGGCGCGCGACGACGTCCGCACCCGCACTCTGCGCAGCGTGCTGACCGCGATCTCCACCGAGGAGGCCTCCGGGCAGTCGGCACACGAGCTCGGCGACGAGGACGTCGTGCGGGTCCTCACCCGTGAGTCGAAGAAGCGCCGCGAAGCGGCCGAGGCGTTCGACGAGGGCGGCCGTAGCGACCAGGCCGCCGCCGAGCGGGCCGAGAGCGCGGTGCTCGCCGACTACCTCCCCGCCCAGCTCGGCGACGACGAGCTGCGCGACCTCGTGGCCGCGGTGATCACCGAGACCGGCGCCGCGGACCCCAAGGCCATGGGGCAGGTCATGAAGCGGGTGACGCCGCAAGTGGCGGGCCGCGCCGAGGGCGGCCGTGTGGCCGCCGAGGTCAAACGCCAGCTCACCGCGTAG
- a CDS encoding Crp/Fnr family transcriptional regulator: protein MDETNEVLRKAPLFEALDEEGAAALRASVSEVRLGRGQTLFSEGDEGDRLYVILSGKVKLTRAAVDGRENLLSVLGPSEMFGELSLFDPRPRTASAIAVTDAVMAGLGHDDLRPFIAQQPQVSLQLLKALANRLRRTNDVMSDLVFTDVPGRVAGQLLDLADRFGKEGEDGLHVHHDLTQEELAQLVGASRETVNKALAEFALRGWLRIEAKAVVLLDVERMRRRAR, encoded by the coding sequence GTGGACGAGACCAACGAGGTGCTGCGCAAGGCCCCTCTTTTCGAGGCACTCGACGAGGAGGGTGCCGCCGCGCTGCGCGCCTCGGTGAGCGAGGTCCGGCTCGGCCGCGGCCAGACGCTCTTCTCCGAGGGCGACGAGGGCGACCGGCTCTACGTGATCCTCAGCGGCAAGGTCAAGCTGACCCGCGCCGCCGTCGACGGCCGCGAGAACCTGCTGAGCGTCCTGGGACCCAGCGAGATGTTCGGCGAGTTGTCGCTGTTCGATCCGCGGCCGCGCACCGCCAGCGCCATCGCCGTCACCGACGCGGTGATGGCCGGACTGGGCCACGACGACCTGCGCCCCTTCATCGCCCAGCAGCCGCAGGTCAGCCTGCAGCTGCTGAAGGCGCTGGCGAACCGGCTGCGCCGCACCAACGACGTGATGAGCGACCTCGTCTTCACCGATGTGCCGGGGCGCGTGGCCGGGCAGCTGCTCGACCTCGCCGACCGCTTCGGCAAGGAGGGCGAGGACGGCCTGCACGTGCATCACGACCTCACGCAGGAGGAGCTGGCCCAGCTGGTCGGCGCCTCGCGCGAGACCGTGAACAAGGCGCTGGCGGAGTTCGCGCTGCGCGGCTGGCTTCGCATCGAGGCCAAGGCCGTGGTGCTGCTGGACGTGGAGCGGATGCGCCGGCGCGCACGCTGA
- a CDS encoding ArsA family ATPase encodes MSGRERSAAVAFDADALLSDRATRTVVCCGSGGVGKTTTAAAMGVRAAELGRDALVITVDPARRLAQSMGLRELDNTPRPVDTAENGGPPVPGSLHAMMLDMKRTFDEIVEAHADPERAQQILANPFYQSLSSSFSGTQEYMAMEKLGQLREAGGWDLIIVDTPPSRSALDFLDAPERLGRFLDSRLIRILGAPPATGAFKVLGAGVGMVTGVIAKVVGAQMLKDVQSFVAAFDAVFGGFQERAERTYRLLQAHGTGFVVVAAPEDDALREAEYFIERLRTDRMPVAGIVLNRVHRTAVPDLTGQDAAAAAAELDGAGDHGLAAAALRLHADRARVQDREQRLMDRLAAAQPGVPAVEVPARPVDVHDVAGLAEIGRALGRG; translated from the coding sequence GTGAGCGGCCGGGAGCGCTCCGCCGCAGTCGCGTTCGACGCCGACGCGCTGCTGTCCGACCGCGCCACCCGAACGGTCGTCTGCTGCGGATCCGGCGGTGTCGGCAAGACGACCACAGCCGCGGCGATGGGGGTCCGCGCCGCCGAGCTCGGCCGCGACGCCCTCGTCATCACGGTCGACCCGGCCCGCCGCCTCGCCCAGTCGATGGGGCTGCGCGAGCTGGACAACACGCCGCGGCCGGTGGATACGGCCGAAAACGGCGGCCCGCCGGTTCCGGGGTCCCTGCACGCGATGATGCTGGACATGAAGCGCACCTTCGACGAGATCGTCGAGGCCCACGCCGACCCCGAGCGCGCGCAGCAGATCCTGGCCAACCCCTTCTACCAGTCCCTGTCGTCCAGCTTCTCCGGCACGCAGGAGTACATGGCGATGGAGAAGCTGGGCCAGCTGCGCGAGGCCGGCGGCTGGGACCTGATCATCGTCGACACCCCGCCGAGCCGTTCCGCGCTGGACTTCCTCGACGCCCCCGAGCGGCTGGGCCGCTTCCTCGACAGCCGGCTGATCCGCATCCTGGGCGCACCGCCGGCGACCGGCGCGTTCAAGGTCCTGGGCGCCGGGGTGGGCATGGTGACCGGCGTCATCGCCAAGGTCGTGGGCGCTCAGATGCTGAAGGACGTGCAGAGCTTCGTCGCGGCGTTCGACGCGGTCTTCGGGGGGTTCCAGGAGCGCGCCGAGCGCACCTACCGGCTGCTGCAGGCACACGGCACCGGGTTCGTCGTCGTGGCCGCTCCCGAGGACGACGCGCTCCGCGAAGCGGAGTACTTCATCGAACGGCTGCGCACGGACCGAATGCCGGTGGCGGGAATCGTACTCAACCGGGTGCACCGCACCGCGGTCCCCGATCTGACAGGTCAGGACGCCGCCGCTGCCGCGGCCGAGCTGGACGGCGCCGGCGACCACGGCCTGGCGGCGGCGGCGCTGCGCCTGCACGCCGACCGCGCCCGGGTTCAGGACCGCGAGCAGCGGCTGATGGACCGGTTGGCCGCCGCGCAGCCCGGCGTGCCCGCGGTCGAGGTGCCGGCCCGCCCCGTGGACGTGCACGACGTGGCGGGTCTCGCCGAGATCGGCCGCGCGCTGGGAAGGGGCTGA
- a CDS encoding RidA family protein, whose product MAAPEERLADLGLTLPEVVPPVAAYQPAVRTGDYVYVSGQVPLVGGTPAGTGKVGAEVTGERAKELAAVCALNAVAAVKAEVGELSRVRRIVKVVGFVASDPSFTGQPQVINGASELLGEVFGEAGTHARSAVGVAVLPLDVPVEVEMIVEAG is encoded by the coding sequence ATGGCCGCTCCTGAGGAGCGGTTGGCCGACCTCGGGCTGACACTGCCCGAGGTCGTGCCGCCGGTGGCCGCCTACCAGCCGGCGGTGCGCACGGGCGACTACGTCTACGTGTCGGGTCAGGTGCCCCTGGTCGGCGGCACGCCGGCCGGCACCGGCAAGGTCGGGGCCGAAGTCACCGGGGAGCGGGCCAAGGAGCTGGCCGCGGTGTGCGCGCTCAACGCCGTCGCCGCGGTCAAGGCCGAGGTCGGCGAGCTCTCCCGGGTGCGCCGCATCGTCAAGGTCGTGGGTTTCGTGGCCAGTGACCCGTCCTTCACCGGGCAGCCTCAGGTGATCAACGGCGCCAGCGAGCTGCTCGGCGAGGTCTTCGGCGAGGCCGGCACGCACGCCCGCAGCGCCGTCGGGGTCGCGGTGCTGCCCCTGGACGTGCCCGTCGAGGTGGAGATGATCGTCGAAGCGGGCTGA
- the nth gene encoding endonuclease III, whose translation MVRRARRINRELARLYPDAHCELDFTTPLELLVATILSAQCTDKRVNQVTPKLFARYGAAADYASADREELEGLIRSTGFYRSKAGSIIGLGQKLCDEHGGEVPRDLDALVRLPGVGRKTANVVLGNAFDVPGLTVDTHFGRLVRRFGWTAETDAVKVENAVAELFPPKDWTLLSHRLIWHGRRICHSRRPACGACELAHWCPSFGEGPTDEGTAGALVRNGPFS comes from the coding sequence CTGGTGAGACGCGCCCGACGGATTAACCGGGAATTGGCCCGCTTGTATCCCGATGCGCACTGTGAGCTTGATTTCACTACGCCGCTGGAGCTGCTGGTGGCGACCATCCTCTCGGCACAATGCACCGACAAGCGCGTCAACCAGGTGACCCCGAAGCTCTTCGCGCGCTACGGGGCGGCGGCCGATTACGCTTCCGCCGACCGCGAGGAACTGGAGGGCCTGATCCGCTCCACCGGCTTCTACCGCTCCAAGGCGGGCAGCATCATCGGCCTGGGGCAGAAACTGTGCGACGAGCACGGCGGCGAGGTCCCCCGCGACCTCGACGCGCTCGTCCGGCTGCCCGGGGTCGGGCGCAAGACCGCCAACGTGGTGCTGGGAAACGCCTTCGACGTTCCGGGACTGACCGTGGACACCCATTTCGGCCGCCTGGTGCGCCGCTTCGGCTGGACCGCCGAGACCGACGCGGTCAAGGTCGAGAACGCCGTGGCCGAGCTGTTCCCGCCCAAGGACTGGACGCTGTTGTCGCACCGGCTGATCTGGCACGGTCGCCGCATCTGCCACTCGCGGCGCCCCGCCTGCGGCGCCTGCGAACTGGCCCACTGGTGCCCCTCCTTCGGGGAAGGCCCCACCGACGAGGGGACCGCGGGCGCGCTGGTACGGAATGGCCCGTTCTCGTAG
- a CDS encoding WhiB family transcriptional regulator yields MWMSGWAAHGLCRETDPDALFVQGAAQNRAKLICRGCPVRTECLADALDNRIEFGVWGGMTERERRALLRRRPDVTSWAKLLEEARREYREHDRAAQEGPAPGDSRVESR; encoded by the coding sequence ATGTGGATGTCGGGCTGGGCCGCACACGGCCTGTGCCGCGAGACCGACCCCGACGCGCTCTTCGTGCAGGGAGCCGCCCAGAACCGGGCCAAGCTCATCTGCCGGGGATGCCCGGTACGCACCGAGTGCCTGGCCGACGCGCTGGACAACCGGATCGAGTTCGGCGTCTGGGGAGGGATGACCGAACGCGAGCGCCGGGCCCTGCTGCGTCGCAGGCCCGACGTCACCTCGTGGGCGAAGCTGCTGGAAGAGGCCCGCCGCGAGTACCGCGAACACGACCGGGCCGCGCAGGAGGGCCCCGCGCCGGGCGACTCCCGCGTCGAGAGCCGGTAG
- a CDS encoding metallophosphoesterase: MTTLPKSLRTAGRAAAVTGAVGLAGIAYASVVERNWFRLRHYELPLLDPGSPRLRVLHISDTHLTPGRRMLLDWLRGLDAYEPDFVVNTGDAIAHPDAVEPFISALGPLLDRPGAFVFGSNDLFSPRFKNPARYLWRSSRADYSARKVPDLPWHELGSAMSARGWLDLNNRKGSLKAGGGQDVAAAGVHDSHIGLDRYDEVAGTADADADLRMGVLHSPEPANLNRFAADGYQLLLAGHTHGGQLCLPFYGTLVTNCGIDRRRAWGLNRYAGTWLHVSGGLGTSPTAPARFCCRPEASLLDLVARQ; this comes from the coding sequence TTGACGACATTGCCGAAGAGCCTGCGGACGGCCGGACGCGCGGCCGCGGTCACGGGCGCCGTCGGGCTGGCCGGGATCGCCTACGCATCGGTGGTCGAGCGCAACTGGTTCCGGCTGCGCCACTACGAGCTTCCGCTGCTGGACCCGGGAAGCCCGAGGCTGCGGGTGCTGCACATCTCCGACACCCACCTGACGCCGGGGCGGCGGATGCTGCTGGACTGGCTGCGGGGCCTGGACGCCTACGAGCCCGACTTCGTGGTCAACACCGGCGACGCCATCGCCCACCCCGACGCCGTAGAGCCGTTCATCTCGGCGCTGGGGCCGCTGCTGGACCGCCCCGGCGCGTTCGTGTTCGGCTCCAACGACCTGTTCTCGCCCCGGTTCAAGAACCCGGCCCGCTACTTGTGGCGCAGCAGCCGCGCGGACTACTCCGCGCGCAAGGTCCCCGACCTCCCCTGGCACGAACTCGGTTCGGCCATGAGCGCCCGCGGCTGGCTGGACCTCAACAACCGCAAAGGCTCCCTCAAGGCCGGCGGCGGTCAGGACGTGGCCGCCGCGGGCGTGCACGACTCCCATATCGGCCTGGACCGCTACGACGAGGTCGCCGGCACCGCCGATGCGGACGCCGACCTGCGCATGGGCGTCCTGCACTCGCCCGAGCCGGCCAACCTCAACCGCTTCGCCGCCGACGGCTACCAGCTGCTGCTGGCCGGCCACACCCACGGCGGCCAGCTGTGCCTGCCGTTCTACGGCACGCTGGTCACCAACTGCGGCATCGACCGCCGCCGCGCCTGGGGCCTGAACCGCTACGCCGGCACGTGGTTGCACGTCTCCGGCGGCCTGGGCACCTCGCCCACGGCTCCGGCGCGCTTCTGCTGCCGCCCGGAGGCGTCGCTCCTGGACCTGGTCGCCCGGCAGTAG
- a CDS encoding NUDIX hydrolase, which yields MTRERADSGTTGDAEVRPAATVMLLHEGTGDGALQVYLLRRTASMRFAPGMHVFPGGGVDERDTDSGIRWAGPPPSDWARRLETAEPLARALVCAAVRETFEESGVLLAGPPRGGVVADTRGPDWEADREALVGRSLSFTEFLRGRDLVLRSDLLRAWSRWVTPPGETRRFDTRFFAAALPEGQRTRDVGGEADRVAWMTPADALAAWRRGDLEMLPPTVTSCAELADCDSVAAAMAARRTVFPIRPEIGEIDGEPHIVMPDGVPCPRRRPR from the coding sequence ATGACACGGGAGCGCGCGGACTCGGGCACGACCGGCGACGCCGAAGTGCGTCCGGCCGCCACGGTGATGCTGCTGCACGAGGGCACCGGCGACGGCGCTCTGCAGGTCTACCTGCTGCGGCGGACCGCCTCCATGCGGTTCGCCCCCGGCATGCACGTCTTCCCCGGCGGCGGGGTGGACGAGCGCGACACCGACAGCGGCATCCGGTGGGCGGGTCCGCCGCCCTCGGATTGGGCCCGGCGCCTGGAGACCGCGGAGCCGCTGGCGCGGGCGCTGGTATGCGCCGCCGTGCGCGAGACTTTCGAGGAGTCGGGCGTGCTGCTGGCGGGCCCGCCCCGGGGCGGGGTCGTCGCCGACACCCGCGGCCCGGACTGGGAAGCCGACCGCGAGGCGCTGGTCGGACGCAGCCTGTCCTTCACCGAGTTCCTCCGCGGCCGGGACCTGGTGCTGCGCAGCGATCTGCTGCGCGCCTGGTCGCGCTGGGTCACCCCGCCCGGCGAGACGCGGCGCTTCGACACCCGCTTCTTCGCCGCGGCCCTGCCCGAGGGGCAGCGGACGCGCGACGTCGGAGGCGAGGCCGACCGCGTCGCCTGGATGACTCCCGCCGACGCCCTGGCCGCCTGGCGGCGCGGCGACCTCGAAATGCTCCCCCCGACCGTGACGAGCTGCGCCGAGCTGGCCGACTGCGACTCCGTCGCGGCCGCCATGGCGGCCCGGCGCACCGTCTTCCCCATCCGGCCCGAGATAGGCGAGATCGACGGTGAGCCGCACATCGTGATGCCCGACGGGGTGCCGTGTCCCCGGCGCCGGCCCCGCTGA
- a CDS encoding ArsA-related P-loop ATPase: MSARDRDGDTTRLHVVTGKGGTGKTTVAASLALALAAGGGTVLLVEVEGRQGIARLFGIRPLPYEERPIADAPGGGRVCALAADAESALLEYLELFYGMRRAGQVLTRFGAVDFATTIAPGMRDVLLTGKATEAVRRRAGERRRGGRDAGGGRPVYDAVVMDAPPTGRIAQFLNVNAEVAGLARAGPVRNHADTVMATLRSAQTAVHFVTVLEEMPVQETVDGIGEIRAAGLNVGSVLVNMVHPGFFDEPVLEDAAEGAVDTGALVRGLKAAGLADAEHTARGLAAEMGGHAQRARAEAGIRARLDGVDRPRLELPLLDRGVGPDELRVLAEHLGEQGL, translated from the coding sequence GTGAGTGCACGCGATCGCGACGGGGACACCACCCGGCTCCATGTCGTCACCGGCAAGGGAGGCACCGGAAAGACCACCGTGGCCGCCTCCCTCGCCCTGGCGCTGGCCGCCGGCGGAGGCACCGTGCTACTGGTCGAGGTCGAAGGGCGCCAGGGCATCGCCCGGCTCTTCGGCATCCGCCCCCTGCCCTACGAGGAACGCCCGATCGCCGACGCGCCCGGCGGCGGACGCGTCTGCGCGCTGGCGGCCGACGCCGAATCGGCGCTGCTGGAGTACCTGGAGTTGTTCTACGGCATGCGCCGCGCAGGCCAGGTACTCACCCGCTTCGGTGCCGTGGACTTCGCGACCACCATCGCGCCGGGCATGCGCGACGTGCTGCTCACCGGCAAGGCCACCGAAGCGGTACGGCGCCGTGCGGGCGAGCGTCGGCGCGGCGGCCGCGACGCCGGGGGCGGGCGCCCCGTCTACGACGCGGTCGTGATGGACGCGCCGCCCACGGGACGGATCGCGCAGTTCCTCAACGTCAACGCCGAAGTCGCGGGGCTCGCACGCGCGGGTCCCGTCCGCAACCACGCCGACACGGTCATGGCTACGCTGCGCTCGGCGCAGACGGCGGTGCACTTCGTGACGGTGCTGGAGGAGATGCCCGTCCAGGAGACCGTGGACGGCATCGGGGAGATCCGCGCGGCCGGACTCAACGTGGGATCGGTGCTGGTGAACATGGTGCACCCGGGGTTCTTCGACGAGCCCGTGCTGGAGGACGCGGCCGAAGGGGCGGTGGACACCGGCGCGCTGGTGCGCGGGCTCAAGGCGGCGGGGCTGGCCGACGCCGAGCACACGGCTCGCGGACTGGCCGCGGAGATGGGCGGCCACGCGCAGCGCGCCCGGGCCGAGGCGGGTATCCGCGCGCGGCTCGACGGCGTCGACCGGCCGCGCCTGGAACTGCCGCTGCTGGACCGGGGCGTGGGGCCCGACGAGCTGCGCGTGCTGGCCGAACACCTCGGGGAGCAGGGGCTGTGA
- a CDS encoding penicillin-binding protein, producing MLQRIGQLVGVGIVAGVLVAALALPAVGGMGITARNVATGFLNMPSELETPPPPERSVIYDRDGQVIAEIYDQNREVVEIDDMAPVMSKAIIAMEDSSFYEHGGIDIAGTFRAAIRTVSGDVEGGSSITQQYVKNVLVESADSQAEQEQARETTLGRKVRELRYAVALEQRMSKEEILEGYLNIAYFGDGAYGAESAAQHFFGVSADELELSQAATLAGTVRYPYLYNPRLNSEAAKNRRDVVLDRMAKTGAITPAEAKEAKASGLGLDVSDPSNGCMPSDQPFFCDYVVQQIESDERYGENETQRARWLRTAGLQIHTSLDADMQQAAQDAVDDWVPRKNKSRKVGAEVLVEPGTGRIRGMAQSRDYGPDESNLGETSINFTVDAEDGGSNGFQSGSTFKPFTLAAALKAGKTFGTSYSTGNTTTITGQRNCNGGRLADWTVSNAGDTEGGSTNNMVSGTKGSVNTYFASLQADVGLCNVIEMAETLGMHRADGTGFDNARTQANNSFTLGSEEVSPLNLATAYSVFASRGMLCQPQAITQIVDEHAGETIDIEPECERVISKDVADGVSHLLQQTFEGGTTQAVPIDPPAAAKTGTTDNSASAWFAGYTPNLVGTVFVGDPRGPQNHPLRNVTIGDRHYSYVYGATIPGPIWQDTMEKATEELPADGFPSPPSKYGSTSGPPPDDGGDDEGQDAETAANTADGVPDVLGMSSDEAVGTLQAAGFDANLSSTRVPSDNPADTVGAVNPEPGTGLPEGATVNVFLSNGGDSDGGGNGGGGDAFGGWGGTGLGLGNQGRGRDE from the coding sequence ATGCTGCAGAGAATCGGTCAACTGGTCGGCGTCGGAATCGTCGCAGGGGTGCTCGTGGCAGCGCTTGCGCTGCCCGCAGTCGGCGGTATGGGGATCACCGCGCGCAACGTCGCGACCGGCTTCCTGAACATGCCGAGCGAGCTGGAGACTCCTCCTCCGCCGGAACGCTCGGTCATCTACGACCGGGACGGCCAGGTCATCGCAGAGATCTACGACCAGAACCGCGAAGTCGTCGAGATCGACGACATGGCCCCGGTGATGAGCAAGGCCATCATCGCCATGGAGGACTCCTCCTTCTACGAGCACGGCGGCATCGACATCGCCGGAACGTTCCGCGCCGCCATCCGCACCGTCAGCGGTGACGTCGAGGGCGGCTCCTCGATCACACAGCAGTACGTGAAGAACGTCCTCGTCGAGAGCGCCGACAGCCAAGCGGAGCAGGAGCAGGCTCGCGAGACCACGCTGGGTCGCAAGGTCCGCGAGCTGCGCTACGCCGTAGCGCTCGAACAGCGGATGTCCAAAGAGGAGATCCTGGAGGGCTACCTCAACATCGCCTACTTCGGCGACGGTGCCTACGGCGCCGAATCCGCCGCGCAGCACTTCTTCGGCGTCAGCGCCGACGAGTTGGAGCTGTCCCAGGCCGCCACACTCGCCGGGACGGTGCGCTACCCCTACCTGTACAACCCCCGCCTGAACTCCGAGGCCGCGAAGAACCGGCGCGACGTCGTGCTCGACCGCATGGCCAAAACCGGGGCGATCACCCCGGCCGAGGCGAAGGAGGCCAAAGCGTCCGGCCTCGGCCTCGACGTGAGCGACCCCAGCAACGGGTGCATGCCCAGCGACCAGCCGTTCTTCTGCGACTACGTGGTCCAGCAGATCGAGTCGGACGAGCGCTACGGCGAGAACGAGACCCAGCGCGCCCGGTGGCTGCGCACGGCCGGGCTGCAGATCCACACCTCGCTGGACGCCGACATGCAGCAGGCCGCCCAGGACGCCGTCGACGACTGGGTGCCGCGGAAGAACAAGTCGCGCAAGGTCGGCGCGGAAGTCCTCGTGGAGCCGGGCACCGGCAGGATCCGGGGTATGGCCCAGAGCCGCGATTACGGACCCGACGAGTCCAACCTCGGCGAGACCTCGATCAACTTCACGGTCGACGCCGAAGACGGCGGCAGCAACGGATTCCAATCCGGATCGACCTTCAAACCCTTCACACTGGCCGCGGCGCTGAAGGCCGGCAAGACGTTCGGCACCTCGTACAGCACGGGCAACACCACGACCATCACCGGCCAGCGCAACTGCAACGGCGGGCGGCTGGCCGACTGGACCGTGAGCAACGCCGGCGACACCGAGGGCGGCAGCACCAACAACATGGTCAGCGGCACCAAAGGCTCGGTGAACACCTACTTCGCGAGCCTGCAGGCCGACGTCGGGCTGTGCAACGTCATCGAGATGGCCGAGACCCTCGGCATGCACCGCGCGGACGGGACCGGCTTCGACAACGCCCGCACCCAGGCCAACAACTCCTTCACCCTGGGCAGCGAGGAGGTCTCCCCGCTGAACCTGGCCACGGCCTACTCCGTCTTCGCCTCGCGCGGCATGCTCTGCCAACCGCAGGCCATCACCCAGATCGTAGACGAGCACGCGGGCGAGACCATCGACATCGAGCCCGAATGCGAGCGCGTCATCAGCAAGGACGTCGCCGACGGCGTGAGCCACCTGCTGCAGCAGACGTTCGAGGGCGGAACCACCCAGGCCGTGCCGATCGACCCCCCCGCGGCCGCCAAGACCGGAACCACCGACAACTCGGCCAGCGCCTGGTTCGCCGGCTACACGCCCAACCTCGTCGGGACGGTCTTCGTCGGCGACCCGCGCGGGCCGCAGAACCACCCGCTGCGCAACGTCACCATCGGCGACCGGCACTACTCCTACGTCTACGGCGCCACGATCCCCGGCCCCATCTGGCAGGACACGATGGAGAAGGCGACCGAGGAGCTGCCCGCCGACGGTTTCCCGTCGCCGCCGTCGAAGTACGGCAGCACGTCCGGCCCGCCGCCGGACGACGGCGGAGACGACGAGGGACAGGACGCCGAAACGGCCGCCAACACCGCCGACGGCGTCCCCGACGTGCTCGGGATGTCGTCCGACGAAGCGGTCGGGACGCTGCAAGCGGCCGGGTTCGACGCCAACCTGTCCTCCACCCGGGTGCCCTCCGACAACCCCGCGGACACGGTCGGGGCCGTCAACCCCGAGCCCGGCACCGGGCTGCCCGAGGGTGCCACCGTCAACGTGTTCCTGAGCAACGGCGGGGACTCCGACGGCGGCGGAAACGGCGGCGGAGGCGACGCCTTCGGCGGCTGGGGCGGTACCGGCCTCGGCCTGGGCAACCAGGGCCGCGGCAGGGACGAGTAG
- a CDS encoding NUDIX hydrolase, whose product MPVPSVMRPPESGGRRSAVLILFGEGEHGPDVLLIQRNNGLRRHSGQPAFPGGSFEPGDEGPEDCAVREAVEETGVDPVGIELLGRLPELFIRPSAFRVTPVMAWWREPSEVRAADAGEVAGVVRVPVSELADPANRIRARHPNGSSGPAFRVHGMLVWGFTAAILDRLLVLGGWERPWLDGQEAEPVALPGGGTGEDVRRAAGPGREGRGS is encoded by the coding sequence ATGCCCGTGCCTTCGGTGATGCGCCCGCCCGAATCCGGCGGCCGCAGATCCGCTGTGCTGATCCTCTTCGGCGAGGGCGAGCACGGCCCCGACGTGCTGCTGATCCAGCGCAACAACGGCCTGCGCCGCCACTCCGGCCAGCCCGCGTTCCCCGGCGGGTCGTTCGAACCCGGTGACGAAGGCCCCGAGGACTGCGCCGTGCGCGAGGCCGTGGAGGAGACCGGCGTCGACCCGGTCGGGATCGAACTGCTCGGCCGGCTTCCCGAACTGTTCATCCGCCCCAGCGCCTTCCGGGTGACCCCGGTGATGGCCTGGTGGCGCGAGCCCTCCGAAGTCCGTGCCGCCGACGCGGGCGAGGTCGCCGGTGTCGTGCGGGTCCCCGTCAGCGAGCTCGCCGACCCCGCCAACCGGATCCGGGCGCGCCACCCCAACGGCTCCTCCGGCCCTGCGTTCCGGGTACACGGCATGCTCGTCTGGGGATTCACCGCGGCGATTCTGGACCGGCTGCTCGTTCTGGGAGGCTGGGAGCGGCCGTGGCTGGACGGGCAGGAGGCCGAGCCCGTTGCGCTGCCGGGGGGCGGAACGGGCGAGGACGTGCGGCGCGCGGCCGGTCCGGGGCGCGAAGGCCGCGGGAGCTGA
- a CDS encoding MBL fold metallo-hydrolase — protein sequence MRIDGSGTLRANCVLCPNPGPMTLDGTDTWVLREPGNRGVVVVDPGSHDERHLERVARTVQEQGAQVAVTLLTHHHPDHSAGARYFSELTGAPVRAVEPEMRIGGDGLADGETVEVDGLELRVVATPGHTADSVSLHLPADGVVLTGDTVLGTGTTMVADDGLSDYMDSLYRLRELVSRTGVRALLPGHGPICTEPEDKLTAYIDHRESRLAQVAAAVEAGDTTADEIVARVYAGIEDAVVPAARSSVRAQLHYLAKRGDIAAGMGEA from the coding sequence ATGAGGATCGACGGTTCCGGAACACTGCGCGCCAACTGCGTCCTGTGTCCCAATCCCGGCCCCATGACGCTCGACGGCACCGACACCTGGGTTCTGCGCGAGCCGGGGAACCGGGGTGTCGTCGTGGTCGACCCCGGCTCCCACGACGAGCGGCACCTGGAGCGCGTCGCGCGCACCGTGCAGGAGCAGGGCGCGCAGGTGGCCGTCACGCTGCTCACCCACCACCACCCCGACCACAGTGCGGGCGCGCGCTATTTCAGCGAACTGACGGGCGCTCCGGTGCGCGCGGTGGAGCCCGAGATGCGCATCGGCGGCGACGGGTTGGCCGACGGCGAGACCGTCGAGGTCGACGGTCTGGAGCTGCGGGTGGTCGCCACACCCGGCCACACCGCCGATTCCGTGTCACTGCACCTGCCCGCCGACGGCGTCGTGCTCACGGGCGACACCGTGCTGGGCACGGGCACCACGATGGTCGCCGACGACGGCCTGTCCGACTACATGGACTCGCTGTACCGGCTGCGCGAGCTGGTGTCGCGGACCGGCGTGCGGGCGCTGCTGCCCGGGCACGGGCCGATCTGCACCGAGCCGGAGGACAAGCTCACCGCGTACATCGACCACCGCGAATCCCGGCTCGCCCAGGTGGCCGCCGCCGTGGAGGCGGGCGACACCACCGCGGACGAGATCGTGGCGCGGGTCTACGCCGGTATCGAGGATGCGGTGGTCCCCGCGGCGCGGTCCTCGGTGCGCGCCCAGCTGCACTATCTGGCCAAGCGCGGCGACATCGCCGCCGGGATGGGCGAGGCCTGA